ACTTGGGCGGCAGGTCGGCAATCACCTTTTCAACCAGTTCACCCAGTTCTCCGGACAAGACAGCCTCCTCGGGCGACTTGGAGGGAACGCCGTGTTGTTGCGTCTCGGGTAGCTCTACGGCGTCATCCTCGTCAATCGATTCGAAGTAATGCTTCTTCCCTCGATATTTTTGGAAGACGTTGTTCTGGGCGATGCGGTACAGCCAGCTCTGAATCTTGCGGTTGTCTTTCAGCGTCCCCAGTTTGCGGAAGGCCAGGATGAACGTGTCCTGGGCCAAATCCTCAGCGTCTTCTCTTGAACTTGTCAATCGGTAGATGTAGTTCAGAATGCGCTCTCCGAAGATCTCGTAGATCCCATGGAACGCTTCGACGTCGCCGTTCTTGGCGCGCTCGACCAGCTTCTCCAACTCTTCGGGGGAGATGCCGAGATTCTGCTTCTTACGGGGCTTTCGCCCTTTTCCATCTACGCTCAACTACTTTTGATTGGGTCCTGTTTGAAAAGTTGCAAATTCCTGGAAACGTTTGCCTGGCGACTCTATTGCTGCTCTCCGGGAGGGCTTTCCTCTTCCTCCTTTTCGAGTTCGAAATGCAGTTTCACATTGTATTTCTCGGAGGCCCGGCGGGCCAGCTCATCGGCCTCCTCTTTCTGCTTCAACTGCAGCAACTGCTGTGCAAGGTTGTCGCGAATGTCGTCGATCGTCAAGTAGCCGGGCTCCCGCGTGCCGTCGACCATCAGGATATGCCAGCCCTGTACCGTGCGCAGAGGCTCCGATATCTCGCCTTCCTCCAGGCCGAAGGCCACCTGCTCCATGGCGGCTTCCAGCTGTCCGGGCTGAATCCATCCCATGAACCCGCCCCGGTCTCGGG
This region of Acidobacteriota bacterium genomic DNA includes:
- a CDS encoding RNA polymerase sigma factor → MSVDGKGRKPRKKQNLGISPEELEKLVERAKNGDVEAFHGIYEIFGERILNYIYRLTSSREDAEDLAQDTFILAFRKLGTLKDNRKIQSWLYRIAQNNVFQKYRGKKHYFESIDEDDAVELPETQQHGVPSKSPEEAVLSGELGELVEKVIADLPPKYREVFVLSAVQKMSYQDISEVVGRSLASVKSDIHRARVQVRDRIKEYLGENYGMS